The following coding sequences are from one Sardina pilchardus chromosome 16, fSarPil1.1, whole genome shotgun sequence window:
- the LOC134060274 gene encoding C-type mannose receptor 2-like encodes MMDRKAIHVLFLYGFYIGLVHASHQYYYVADPKTWTEAQTYCREKYIDLATISNDTEKKRFLDWAQNIKGSAWIGLYRDLPGWRWSAGSSDYRDWTTDGVSTSMVPEEYVAIVYKQWENHAYTHAHNFICYDERLNACHGFVLISQDKKWRDAQSYCREKHTDLATVKDAIENEKIKEIAASYTWIGLHRLGWQWSDGSNFSPTFSFSKTPTASGSKRLCVVLIRSSPAENIEWEALNCTVKKPFVCYGEVKKKTVQIHRIRFHSDVNVNNAAAQEAILDQIKKKLQEKGLPADAKLSWRKQSDGQIFHEKKDKKRENKKKKRNSRDEF; translated from the exons ATGATGGACAGAAAGGCTATTCATGTCCTGTTCCTTTACG GTTTCTACATAGGTCTGGTGCATGCATCTCATCAGTACTATTATGTAGCTGACCCAAAGACATGGACTGAAGCCCAGACCTACTGCAGAGAGAAGTACATTGACCTTGCCACCATCAGCAACGACACTGAGAAGAAGAGGTTTTTGGACTGGGCCCAAAATATCAAAGGCAGTGCCTGGATAGGACTCTACCGCGACCTCCCGGGCTGGAGATGGTCAGCTGGAAGCAGTGACTACAGGGACTGGACCACAGATGGCGTGTCTACCTCCATGGTTCCAGAGGAATATGTTGCAATCGTTTACAAACAGTGGGAAaaccacgcatacacacatgctcacaattTTATCTGCTATGATG AGAGGCTAAATGCATGCCACGGTTTTGTCCTGATTTCCCAAGACAAAAAGTGGAGAGACGCCCAGAGCTAttgcagagagaaacacactgaCCTGGCGACCGTGAAGGATGCCATAGAGAATGAGAAGATCAAGGAGATTGCAGCGAGCTATACATGGATAGGTTTGCACAGGCTTGGCTGGCAGTGGTCTGATGGGAGTAACTTCTCTCCCACCTTTTCCTTCAGTAAAACACCAACAGCCTCTGGCTCAAAgagactgtgtgttgtgttgattcGCTCATCTCCTGCCGAGAATATTGAATGGGAAGCTCTGAACTGTACTGTGAAGAAACCGTTTGTCTGCTATGGTG AAGTCAAGAAGAAGACTGTCCAGATTCACAGGATCCGGTTTCATTctgatgtgaatgtgaataatGCTGCGGCTCAAGAAGCCATATTAGACCAG ATCAAGAAGAAACTGCAAGAGAAGGGGCTGCCGGCAGACGCCAAACTAAGCTGGAGAAAGCAGTCTGATGGACAGATTTTCCACGAGAAGAaggacaagaagagagagaataaaaagaagaaaaggaatAGCAGAGACGAGTTTTAA
- the LOC134059965 gene encoding calcium-binding protein 1-like isoform X1 has product MRTMGYMPTEMELLEIIQQVKMRLGGLMDFEDFCELMGPRMLVETADMLGIRELRSSFQQFDTDGDGKISQEEMKEAVKTLLGEKLKKGELEEILKEIDLNGDGTVDFDEFVMMLSVQ; this is encoded by the exons ATGAGAACTATGGGCTACATGCCCACAGAGATGGAGTTGCTGGAGATCATTCAGCAGGTCAAGATGAGGT tgggAGGCCTCATGGATTTCGAGGACTTCTGTGAGCTCATGGGCCCCAGAATGCTGGTGGAGACGGCAGACATGTTGGGAATCAGAGAGCTCAGGAGCTCCTTCCAACAA TTTGACACGGACGGCGACGGGAAGATCTCgcaggaggagatgaaggaggcCGTGAAGACGCTGCTGGGGGAGAAGCTGAAGAAGGGCGAGCTGGAGGAGATCCTCAAGGAAATCGACCTCAACGGAGACGGAACCGTGGACTTTGATG AGTTCGTCATGATGCTGTCAGTCCAGTAG
- the LOC134059965 gene encoding calcium-binding protein 2-like isoform X2: MDFEDFCELMGPRMLVETADMLGIRELRSSFQQFDTDGDGKISQEEMKEAVKTLLGEKLKKGELEEILKEIDLNGDGTVDFDEFVMMLSVQ, from the exons ATGGATTTCGAGGACTTCTGTGAGCTCATGGGCCCCAGAATGCTGGTGGAGACGGCAGACATGTTGGGAATCAGAGAGCTCAGGAGCTCCTTCCAACAA TTTGACACGGACGGCGACGGGAAGATCTCgcaggaggagatgaaggaggcCGTGAAGACGCTGCTGGGGGAGAAGCTGAAGAAGGGCGAGCTGGAGGAGATCCTCAAGGAAATCGACCTCAACGGAGACGGAACCGTGGACTTTGATG AGTTCGTCATGATGCTGTCAGTCCAGTAG